Proteins encoded together in one Cellulomonas gilvus ATCC 13127 window:
- a CDS encoding superinfection immunity protein: MSGNDRYDSGARPYDEPAGPAWGSPPAHGAIGPAAPWQATAWAPPATDRVPPSDATVVVAWVLVLLTGFYLLPWAIAATRGKADRWGVFWLTLLLGWTGIGWVIALIWSVMPHRPLVAHPVLAPGWYPQRDGGLAYWDGRGWTGHRA, from the coding sequence ATGAGCGGCAACGACCGGTACGACTCCGGCGCCCGCCCGTACGACGAGCCCGCGGGCCCGGCGTGGGGCTCACCGCCGGCCCACGGCGCCATCGGACCGGCCGCGCCGTGGCAGGCCACCGCGTGGGCGCCGCCCGCGACCGACCGCGTGCCGCCCAGCGACGCGACCGTCGTGGTCGCGTGGGTGCTGGTCCTTCTCACCGGGTTCTACCTGCTGCCGTGGGCGATCGCCGCGACGCGCGGCAAGGCGGACCGGTGGGGCGTCTTCTGGCTCACGCTGCTGCTGGGCTGGACCGGGATCGGCTGGGTGATCGCCCTGATCTGGAGCGTCATGCCGCACCGGCCGCTCGTCGCGCACCCCGTGCTCGCACCCGGGTGGTACCCGCAACGTGACGGGGGCCTGGCGTACTGGGACGGCCGCGGCTGGACGGGCCACCGCGCCTGA
- the map gene encoding type I methionyl aminopeptidase, with amino-acid sequence MLKSTADVAAMRPAGKFVGGVLSSLQEVARVGMTLQQLDDHAHRMIDAAGAHSVYLGYHPSFGAIPYPGVLCTSVNDAALHGLPSSYVLQDGDVLSIDFAAQVQGWVADSAITFQLGTTTPEAQRLIETTERALLAGIAQAKVGGRMGDISAAIGDVGHRAGYGINTDFGGHGVGRTMHEDPHVPNDGRRRSGMKLQAGLVIAIEPWFMAGGDDYVIDPDGWTIRSADGSLAAHFEHTVALTADGPVVLTARG; translated from the coding sequence ATGCTCAAGAGCACGGCCGACGTGGCCGCCATGCGGCCGGCCGGGAAGTTCGTCGGCGGCGTCCTCTCGTCGTTGCAGGAGGTCGCCCGCGTCGGCATGACGCTGCAGCAGCTCGACGACCACGCACACCGGATGATCGACGCCGCGGGCGCGCACTCCGTGTACCTCGGCTACCACCCGTCGTTCGGGGCGATCCCTTACCCGGGCGTGCTGTGCACGTCGGTCAACGACGCCGCGTTGCACGGGCTGCCCTCGTCGTACGTGCTGCAGGACGGTGACGTGCTGTCCATCGACTTCGCGGCGCAGGTGCAGGGGTGGGTCGCGGACTCGGCGATCACGTTCCAGCTGGGCACGACGACGCCCGAGGCCCAGCGCCTGATCGAGACCACCGAGCGTGCGCTGCTCGCCGGCATCGCGCAGGCCAAGGTCGGCGGGCGCATGGGGGACATCTCCGCGGCGATCGGCGACGTGGGGCACCGCGCGGGGTACGGCATCAACACGGACTTCGGCGGGCACGGCGTGGGCCGGACGATGCACGAGGACCCGCACGTCCCCAACGACGGGCGCCGGCGCAGCGGCATGAAGCTCCAGGCCGGTCTGGTGATCGCGATCGAGCCGTGGTTCATGGCGGGCGGCGACGACTACGTGATCGACCCCGACGGCTGGACGATCCGGTCCGCCGACGGCTCGCTCGCCGCACACTTCGAGCACACCGTCGCGCTCACCGCGGACGGTCCCGTGGTCCTGACGGCACGCGGCTGA
- a CDS encoding YciI family protein, giving the protein MSQATHLLLLHGDETAWAARTDDERAANEAAHGRFRALAAGRGHTIVGGEELQSASTGRVVRRRAGTAPGVTDGPFGEITEVVGGFYLVATEDPEDLLALVVETLSEDVELRATVPHP; this is encoded by the coding sequence ATGTCCCAGGCGACCCACCTGCTCCTGCTGCACGGCGACGAGACCGCGTGGGCGGCCCGCACGGACGACGAGCGTGCGGCCAACGAGGCCGCGCACGGACGCTTCCGGGCGCTCGCGGCCGGCCGCGGCCACACGATCGTCGGCGGCGAGGAGCTGCAGTCGGCGAGCACGGGCCGTGTGGTGCGGCGCCGCGCGGGCACCGCGCCGGGTGTCACCGACGGCCCGTTCGGCGAGATCACCGAGGTCGTCGGCGGCTTCTACCTGGTGGCCACGGAGGACCCGGAGGACCTGCTGGCGCTGGTGGTCGAGACGCTCTCGGAGGACGTGGAGCTGCGCGCGACCGTGCCGCACCCGTAG
- a CDS encoding fatty acid desaturase family protein encodes MLIATSTPLPATALRDGFRPTVARDTSFPHLTHAYTQVAQMVRDRGLLRRAYAFYGGVGAALVVGFAAALAGFLLLGDSWFQLLIAAGLGILFTQTAFVTHEAAHKQVLAGGPANDRLAQILACGVVGVSSSWWNTKHNRHHANPNRVGKDPDIEVDTISFIEEDAAKASGLLGFITRRQGWLFFPLLTLEGLNLHRLGLQHLLARGEVKGRATELSLIAVRFVLFWAPVFWLLPLGMAFAFLGVQLAVFGVYMGASFAPNHKGMPIVARDAKLDFFTKQVRTSRNVAGGWWATWLMGGLNYQVEHHLFPSMPRPHLAQARRLVREHCRVLDVPYTETSLFRSYAIVVRYLNEVGLAARDPFECHVVARFRKV; translated from the coding sequence GTGCTCATCGCCACTTCTACCCCCCTCCCCGCGACCGCGCTGCGTGACGGATTCCGCCCGACGGTCGCCCGGGACACCTCGTTCCCGCACCTGACGCATGCGTACACGCAGGTCGCGCAGATGGTCCGCGACCGTGGCCTGCTGCGCCGCGCGTACGCGTTCTACGGCGGCGTGGGTGCCGCGCTCGTCGTCGGCTTCGCCGCCGCGCTCGCCGGCTTCCTGCTGCTGGGCGACAGCTGGTTCCAGCTCCTCATCGCCGCGGGGCTCGGCATCCTGTTCACGCAGACGGCGTTCGTCACGCACGAGGCCGCGCACAAGCAGGTCCTGGCCGGCGGCCCCGCCAACGACCGCCTGGCCCAGATCCTCGCGTGCGGCGTGGTCGGCGTGAGCTCGTCGTGGTGGAACACCAAGCACAACCGTCACCACGCGAACCCCAACCGCGTCGGCAAGGACCCGGACATCGAGGTCGACACGATCTCGTTCATCGAGGAGGACGCCGCCAAGGCGTCCGGCCTGCTCGGCTTCATCACGCGTCGGCAGGGCTGGCTGTTCTTCCCGCTGCTGACGCTCGAGGGCCTGAACCTGCACCGCCTGGGCCTGCAGCACCTGCTGGCGCGCGGCGAGGTCAAGGGCCGCGCGACCGAGCTCAGCCTGATCGCCGTGCGGTTCGTGCTGTTCTGGGCGCCGGTGTTCTGGCTGCTGCCGCTCGGCATGGCCTTCGCGTTCCTGGGCGTGCAGCTCGCGGTGTTCGGTGTCTACATGGGGGCGTCGTTCGCGCCCAACCACAAGGGCATGCCCATCGTCGCGCGGGACGCCAAGCTGGACTTCTTCACCAAGCAGGTGCGCACCTCCCGCAACGTCGCGGGTGGCTGGTGGGCCACGTGGCTCATGGGGGGCCTGAACTACCAGGTGGAGCACCACCTGTTCCCGAGCATGCCGCGGCCGCACCTGGCCCAGGCGCGCCGGCTGGTGCGCGAGCACTGCCGCGTGCTCGACGTGCCGTACACCGAGACGAGCCTGTTCCGCTCGTACGCGATCGTCGTGCGGTACCTCAACGAGGTCGGCCTCGCGGCACGTGACCCGTTCGAGTGCCACGTGGTCGCGCGCTTCCGCAAGGTCTGA
- a CDS encoding cold-shock protein, giving the protein MATGTVKWFNAEKGYGFIAPSDGSADVFAHYSAIATSGFRTLEENQQVEFDVASGPKGPQAENIRPL; this is encoded by the coding sequence ATGGCCACCGGAACTGTGAAGTGGTTCAACGCGGAGAAGGGCTACGGCTTCATCGCCCCCTCCGACGGCTCCGCCGACGTGTTCGCGCACTACAGCGCGATCGCGACGAGCGGTTTCCGTACCCTCGAGGAGAACCAGCAGGTCGAGTTCGACGTCGCGAGCGGCCCCAAGGGCCCGCAGGCGGAGAACATCCGCCCGCTGTGA
- a CDS encoding esterase-like activity of phytase family protein translates to MLPARPRRAPVRAPRRAAAPAVAVTVALTATGLTCAPAVAAAPPAPGWSDAGWTAPAADAAFHRLATYPVYLNRPAGTDAADPTVAEISAVSEDGTTFVHTDALARRIGFVDITDPAHPVGAGTLDLAADLGVGAHAEPTSVAVVGGYVLVVVDTSASFIEPSGALVVVDLATHRVVRTLDLPGQPDSIALTPDKGHAAIAIENQRDEDATPAGAAKGDLPQLPGGSLVLVDLPDVAAPADWSLRTVPFTAGDEALPSFVAAGLDTPQDPEPEYVAVDPTGSTVAVTLQENNGIVLVDVASGAITDVFSAGTQAVAGIDTVKDGVISQTGAIPAVPREPDAIGWLDATHVAIANEGDWKGGTRGWSVLDTTTGAVVWDAGAELERLAVRVGLHTEDRAAKKGVEIEGLAVATLGGTPYAFVGSERSNFVAVYDVSDPVHPVFTQVLATTNGPEGILPVPGRDLLLVSSETDAASAGVRSAVTVFGRGAAHAGGADFPSVVSADAAGAPIGWGALGALAADRRDDERLWSATDAAYKDTRLLSIDVSSSPAVIDRQLRVTEGGAGVTLDVEGVATRAGGGFWLGVEGATGGANQIVRTNAYGAVVERVSLPADVAAGLTKWGIEGVTTLDDAAGEHVWVALQRGLTTDPGGLGGAARLGRYDVATGAWAWFAYPLETTATAGDWIGLSEVVAVDADTLAVIERDKLNGPNAAVKRVYTVDVPASDPAPGTVGTLTKTLARDVLPDLRATAGWTQEKLEGLTIAGDGTVWAITDNDALADATGETVLLDLGTRSAVFGASTTSTELTVTGSLRYGERQTLTATVTPATAGTVTFRDGERTLATAPVAAGSSAGAASAEVTLGAGTHRLTAELTPSGTDVAGSSSSTVTVTVTRAATRTTTTLVAPRVAYGTAAKVKVAVTGTAAAPSGRVEVREGTRVLGTATLLVSGTRGTATVTLPARLAVGSHRLTAVWAGTTHVAGSSSSATLQVTKATPRMSLAAASWTVAKGSRPAVVVRVSGAGATPTGTVVVRVGATTVAKRVLRDGTVVVTLPAAQRTARVTATYLGGPSYRSATTARTLTVR, encoded by the coding sequence ATGCTGCCTGCACGCCCCCGCCGTGCGCCCGTCCGCGCACCGCGCCGCGCCGCCGCACCCGCCGTCGCCGTCACGGTGGCGCTCACCGCCACTGGCCTGACCTGCGCACCCGCGGTCGCCGCCGCGCCGCCCGCACCCGGCTGGTCCGACGCGGGCTGGACCGCGCCGGCGGCCGACGCCGCGTTCCACCGGCTGGCCACCTACCCGGTCTACCTCAACCGCCCTGCGGGCACGGACGCCGCCGACCCGACGGTCGCGGAGATCTCCGCGGTCAGCGAGGACGGCACCACGTTCGTCCACACCGACGCGCTCGCGCGCCGGATCGGGTTCGTGGACATCACCGACCCCGCGCACCCGGTCGGGGCCGGGACGCTCGACCTGGCCGCGGACCTCGGCGTGGGCGCGCACGCCGAGCCCACGTCGGTGGCCGTCGTCGGCGGCTACGTGCTCGTCGTCGTGGACACGTCCGCGTCGTTCATCGAGCCGTCGGGCGCGCTCGTCGTCGTGGACCTCGCGACGCACCGGGTGGTCCGCACGCTGGACCTGCCGGGCCAGCCCGACTCGATCGCGCTCACGCCGGACAAGGGGCACGCGGCGATCGCGATCGAGAACCAGCGCGACGAGGACGCGACCCCCGCCGGGGCCGCGAAGGGCGACCTGCCGCAGCTGCCGGGCGGCTCGCTCGTGCTCGTGGACCTGCCCGACGTGGCCGCACCCGCCGACTGGTCGCTGCGCACCGTGCCGTTCACCGCGGGCGACGAGGCGCTGCCGTCCTTCGTCGCCGCGGGGCTCGACACCCCGCAGGACCCCGAGCCCGAGTACGTCGCGGTGGATCCGACGGGCAGCACGGTGGCCGTGACGCTGCAGGAGAACAACGGGATCGTGCTGGTGGACGTCGCCAGCGGCGCCATCACGGACGTGTTCTCCGCGGGCACGCAGGCCGTCGCGGGGATCGACACGGTCAAGGACGGCGTCATCTCGCAGACGGGCGCCATCCCCGCGGTGCCGCGTGAGCCCGACGCGATCGGGTGGCTGGACGCCACGCACGTCGCGATCGCGAACGAGGGCGACTGGAAGGGTGGGACGCGCGGCTGGTCCGTGCTGGACACCACCACGGGCGCCGTGGTGTGGGACGCGGGCGCCGAGCTCGAGCGCCTCGCCGTGCGCGTGGGTCTGCACACCGAGGACCGGGCCGCCAAGAAGGGCGTCGAGATCGAGGGCCTCGCGGTCGCGACCCTGGGCGGGACGCCGTACGCGTTCGTCGGCTCGGAGCGGTCCAACTTCGTGGCGGTGTACGACGTGAGCGACCCGGTGCACCCCGTGTTCACCCAGGTCCTGGCCACGACCAACGGCCCCGAGGGCATCCTGCCCGTGCCCGGCCGCGACCTGCTTCTGGTGTCCTCGGAGACCGACGCGGCGTCGGCGGGCGTGCGCTCCGCCGTGACCGTGTTCGGCCGCGGTGCCGCCCACGCGGGTGGCGCGGACTTCCCGTCGGTCGTCTCCGCGGACGCCGCGGGCGCACCCATCGGCTGGGGCGCACTCGGCGCGCTCGCGGCCGACCGCCGCGACGACGAGCGGCTGTGGTCCGCCACCGACGCCGCCTACAAGGACACGCGCCTGCTCTCGATCGACGTGAGCAGCTCACCCGCCGTGATCGACCGCCAGCTGCGCGTGACCGAGGGCGGCGCGGGCGTGACGCTCGACGTCGAGGGCGTGGCCACGCGTGCGGGCGGTGGGTTCTGGCTGGGCGTCGAGGGCGCGACCGGTGGGGCCAACCAGATCGTGCGGACCAACGCGTACGGTGCGGTCGTCGAGCGCGTCTCGCTCCCGGCCGACGTCGCGGCGGGCCTGACCAAGTGGGGGATCGAGGGCGTGACCACGCTCGACGACGCCGCGGGCGAGCACGTGTGGGTCGCGCTGCAGCGTGGCCTGACCACGGACCCCGGCGGGCTGGGCGGCGCGGCACGGCTGGGCCGCTACGACGTCGCGACGGGGGCGTGGGCGTGGTTCGCGTACCCGCTCGAGACCACGGCCACGGCCGGCGACTGGATCGGCCTGTCCGAGGTGGTCGCGGTCGACGCGGACACGCTCGCCGTGATCGAACGCGACAAGCTCAACGGCCCGAACGCGGCCGTCAAGCGCGTCTACACCGTGGACGTCCCCGCGAGCGACCCCGCCCCGGGGACGGTGGGCACGCTCACCAAGACGCTCGCGCGCGACGTCCTGCCGGACCTGCGGGCGACCGCGGGCTGGACCCAGGAGAAGCTCGAGGGTCTGACGATCGCGGGAGACGGCACGGTCTGGGCCATCACCGACAACGACGCGCTCGCGGACGCCACGGGTGAGACCGTGCTGCTCGACCTCGGGACGCGCAGCGCGGTGTTCGGCGCGAGCACGACGAGCACCGAGCTCACCGTCACGGGGAGCCTGCGGTACGGCGAGCGCCAGACGCTCACCGCGACCGTCACCCCCGCCACCGCGGGCACGGTGACGTTCCGCGACGGCGAGCGGACGCTCGCGACGGCACCTGTTGCGGCCGGCTCGTCGGCCGGAGCTGCGTCCGCCGAGGTCACGCTCGGCGCCGGTACTCACCGGCTCACCGCCGAGCTCACGCCGTCGGGCACGGACGTCGCGGGCTCGTCGTCGTCGACCGTCACCGTCACGGTGACGCGCGCGGCGACGCGCACGACGACCACGCTGGTCGCCCCGCGGGTCGCGTACGGCACGGCCGCGAAGGTCAAGGTCGCGGTCACGGGCACCGCCGCCGCACCGTCCGGACGGGTCGAGGTGCGCGAGGGCACGCGCGTGCTCGGCACCGCGACCCTGCTGGTCAGCGGCACACGCGGCACCGCGACCGTGACGCTCCCGGCACGCCTGGCCGTCGGCTCGCACCGGCTCACCGCGGTCTGGGCGGGCACCACGCATGTCGCGGGCTCGTCGTCGTCCGCGACGCTGCAGGTCACGAAGGCGACGCCGCGCATGAGCCTCGCCGCCGCGTCGTGGACCGTGGCCAAGGGCAGCCGCCCGGCTGTCGTGGTCCGCGTGAGCGGCGCGGGTGCCACGCCCACCGGCACGGTCGTCGTGCGGGTGGGGGCCACCACGGTCGCGAAGCGCGTGCTGCGGGACGGGACCGTCGTCGTGACGCTCCCGGCCGCGCAGCGCACGGCCCGCGTGACGGCCACCTACCTCGGGGGTCCGTCGTACCGCTCGGCCACGACCGCACGCACCCTCACGGTCCGTTGA
- a CDS encoding low molecular weight protein-tyrosine-phosphatase: MTYRVMTVCTGNICRSPMAEIVLRDRFARAGLGDRVVVDSSGVSDEEHGNPIDPRAEAVLQAHGYLVDDGHRAHRITPSELASRDLVLPMTAQHARALRRLAAGAPDASVDHVVLYRRFDPAAPDVAPGEPEHVLDIDDPWYGGIRDFEVCLAQLEAGADHVVEHVREQLAARA, encoded by the coding sequence GTGACGTATCGCGTGATGACGGTGTGCACCGGCAACATCTGCCGGTCGCCGATGGCGGAGATCGTGCTGCGGGACCGGTTCGCCCGGGCCGGGCTGGGTGACCGCGTGGTGGTGGACTCCTCGGGCGTGTCCGACGAGGAGCACGGCAACCCGATCGACCCGCGCGCCGAGGCGGTGCTGCAGGCGCACGGGTACCTGGTGGACGACGGGCACCGCGCGCACCGGATCACGCCCAGCGAGCTCGCGTCGCGCGACCTGGTGCTGCCGATGACGGCCCAGCACGCGCGTGCGCTGCGGCGGCTCGCCGCGGGTGCGCCCGACGCGAGCGTGGACCACGTGGTGCTGTACCGGCGGTTCGACCCGGCCGCGCCGGACGTGGCGCCGGGTGAGCCCGAGCACGTGCTCGACATCGACGACCCCTGGTACGGCGGCATCCGCGACTTCGAGGTGTGCCTTGCGCAGCTCGAGGCCGGTGCGGACCACGTGGTCGAGCACGTGCGGGAGCAGCTGGCCGCGCGCGCCTGA
- a CDS encoding pyridoxal phosphate-dependent aminotransferase — translation MKVAARAHVPPFAVMEIIAAANARRAAGEHVLNLCAGEPSTGASDVVRQRAVELLTSGDLGYTEALGAPGLRAAIAAHYAGWYGLDVDPARIAVTTGSSGGFMLTFLAAFDVGDRVALARPGYPAYTNILAALGCEVVELACGPESRFQPTVAMLEAAHARAPLTGLVVASPANPTGTMIDAAELEALAAWCGEHGVRLVSDEIYHGITYTSAQVATAARYLDAGAVVVNSFSKYWAMTGWRLGWLLLPDDLVGPVDALAGNVALCPPALAQHAGVAAFSAAGMAAARENVERYAESRALLLARLPELGWTHVAPADGAFYLYGDVSASGLDSVTWCARLLDEAGVALTPGTDFDPVDGHRYVRLSFASSPAVVAEAVDRIVAWQRGL, via the coding sequence ATGAAGGTCGCCGCCCGCGCGCACGTGCCGCCGTTCGCCGTCATGGAGATCATCGCGGCGGCCAACGCGCGCCGCGCCGCGGGTGAGCACGTGCTCAACCTGTGCGCGGGGGAGCCGTCGACCGGTGCCTCGGACGTGGTGCGGCAGCGCGCGGTCGAGCTGCTGACCAGCGGCGACCTGGGGTACACCGAGGCGCTCGGTGCGCCGGGCCTGCGGGCCGCGATCGCCGCGCACTACGCCGGCTGGTACGGCCTGGACGTGGACCCCGCACGCATCGCGGTCACCACCGGGTCCTCGGGCGGGTTCATGCTGACGTTCCTCGCCGCGTTCGACGTGGGTGACCGTGTCGCGCTCGCGCGGCCCGGCTACCCCGCCTACACCAACATCCTCGCGGCGCTCGGGTGCGAGGTCGTCGAGCTGGCGTGCGGGCCGGAGAGCCGGTTCCAGCCGACCGTGGCGATGCTCGAGGCCGCGCACGCCCGCGCCCCGCTGACGGGCCTGGTCGTCGCGTCGCCCGCGAACCCGACCGGCACCATGATCGACGCCGCCGAGCTCGAGGCGCTCGCGGCGTGGTGCGGCGAGCACGGCGTCCGCCTGGTCAGCGACGAGATCTACCACGGCATCACGTACACGTCCGCGCAGGTCGCGACGGCCGCGCGCTACCTCGACGCGGGTGCCGTCGTCGTGAACTCGTTCTCCAAGTACTGGGCCATGACGGGGTGGCGGCTGGGTTGGCTGCTGCTGCCCGACGACCTGGTGGGCCCGGTCGACGCGCTCGCGGGCAACGTCGCGCTGTGCCCGCCCGCGCTCGCACAGCACGCCGGCGTCGCGGCGTTCTCCGCGGCGGGCATGGCCGCGGCACGCGAGAACGTGGAGCGCTACGCCGAGTCCCGTGCGCTGCTGCTGGCGCGCCTGCCGGAGCTCGGCTGGACGCACGTCGCACCCGCCGACGGCGCGTTCTACCTGTACGGCGACGTGTCCGCGTCGGGCCTGGACTCCGTGACGTGGTGCGCGCGCCTGCTCGACGAGGCGGGCGTGGCGCTCACGCCCGGCACCGACTTCGACCCCGTGGACGGGCACCGGTACGTGCGGCTGTCGTTCGCGTCCTCGCCGGCCGTGGTGGCCGAGGCCGTGGACCGGATCGTGGCGTGGCAGCGCGGGCTGTGA
- a CDS encoding TFIIB-type zinc ribbon-containing protein has product MRCPVDQAELVMTERQGVEIDYCPTCRGIWLDRGELDKILDRAAAQPAAPAYGTPPGDTRTAYPDPRYADPRPAERYDDRREDRRDDRYGAPSRDPRYDDPRYRRKKKRESWLEDLLDFG; this is encoded by the coding sequence ATGCGGTGCCCCGTCGACCAGGCCGAGCTCGTGATGACCGAGCGGCAGGGTGTGGAGATCGACTACTGCCCGACGTGCCGCGGGATCTGGCTGGACCGCGGGGAGCTGGACAAGATCCTCGACCGCGCGGCCGCGCAACCCGCGGCACCTGCGTATGGCACGCCCCCCGGGGACACGCGCACCGCGTACCCCGACCCGCGGTACGCCGACCCGCGCCCGGCCGAGCGGTACGACGACCGGCGTGAGGACCGGCGGGACGACCGCTACGGAGCGCCGTCGCGCGACCCCCGGTACGACGACCCGCGCTACCGCCGCAAGAAGAAGCGCGAGTCGTGGCTCGAGGACCTGCTCGACTTCGGCTGA
- a CDS encoding ThiF family adenylyltransferase, with translation MRIDPLVAPGPALTPEQTARAARHLLLPGVGLEGQRRLRAARVGVIGAGGLGAPVLQYLAAAGVGTLGIVDDDVVDVSNLQRQVIHATSDVGRSKVDSAAHTVRALDPDVVVVPHRTRLTRENAADVLAGYDVLVDGTDNFPTRYLVSDTAAALGVPVVWGSVLRFDAQVSVFWSAAPGGGVTLRDLFPVEPGPDEVPSCAEAGVLGALCGQVGSLMATEVVKLVCGLGEPLVGRVLVLDAWRSRWSELPLRPAGAATPAPLRTAEPPAGAPRTVEAPATAPRPAEVPRTAFSAAPDSRPAGAPASVVAGVPQVGADALAARLADPADPLVVIDVREPAEIAAAALPGAVPVPLRTVLDGTALRDWPHPADVVVLCHSGARAQAAAEVLRAAGVDAANLAGGIVAWQARTR, from the coding sequence GTGAGGATCGACCCGCTCGTCGCACCCGGACCCGCGCTCACGCCCGAGCAGACCGCGCGTGCGGCCCGGCACCTGCTGCTGCCCGGCGTGGGGCTCGAGGGGCAGCGCCGGCTGCGGGCCGCGCGCGTGGGTGTGATCGGCGCGGGCGGCCTGGGCGCGCCCGTGCTGCAGTACCTGGCCGCCGCGGGCGTCGGCACGCTCGGGATCGTCGACGACGACGTGGTCGACGTGTCCAACCTGCAGCGCCAGGTCATCCACGCGACCTCCGACGTGGGCCGGTCCAAGGTGGACTCGGCCGCGCACACGGTGCGCGCGCTCGACCCCGACGTCGTCGTGGTGCCGCACCGCACGCGGCTCACGCGTGAGAACGCGGCCGACGTGCTCGCGGGGTACGACGTGCTGGTGGACGGCACCGACAACTTCCCCACGCGCTACCTGGTCTCGGACACCGCCGCGGCCCTGGGCGTGCCGGTGGTGTGGGGCTCGGTCCTGCGGTTCGACGCGCAGGTGTCCGTGTTCTGGTCCGCGGCACCCGGCGGCGGCGTCACGCTGCGGGACCTGTTCCCCGTCGAGCCCGGGCCCGACGAGGTGCCCTCGTGCGCCGAGGCCGGCGTGCTGGGCGCGCTGTGCGGGCAGGTGGGCTCGCTCATGGCCACCGAGGTGGTCAAGCTCGTGTGCGGGCTGGGTGAGCCGCTCGTGGGCCGCGTGCTGGTGCTCGACGCGTGGCGGTCGCGGTGGTCGGAGCTGCCGCTGCGGCCCGCGGGGGCGGCGACGCCCGCCCCGCTCCGCACCGCCGAGCCGCCCGCCGGGGCACCTCGCACGGTCGAGGCACCGGCCACCGCGCCGCGCCCCGCCGAGGTGCCGCGCACCGCGTTCTCGGCCGCGCCGGACTCGCGTCCGGCGGGTGCGCCCGCGTCCGTCGTCGCCGGCGTGCCGCAGGTCGGCGCGGACGCGCTCGCGGCTCGGCTCGCGGACCCGGCGGACCCGCTCGTCGTGATCGACGTGCGCGAGCCCGCGGAGATCGCCGCCGCGGCGCTGCCGGGTGCGGTGCCGGTGCCGCTGCGCACGGTGCTCGACGGCACCGCGCTGCGCGACTGGCCGCACCCCGCCGACGTCGTGGTCCTGTGCCACTCGGGCGCACGAGCTCAGGCCGCGGCCGAGGTGCTGCGGGCCGCGGGCGTGGACGCCGCGAACCTCGCGGGCGGCATCGTCGCGTGGCAGGCGCGCACGCGCTGA